TCAGAACCCCAGTTTCTGAGCTTTCCTGCACCCATACATACAGTCTTGGAAGTTACAAGGCTACAGGATCAGACTGGggatgcaagttttttttttttttttttttctcctcccctcAGTCTTATTGAAGATGGTTCATCTttcctaacttttttttttttttttttaccctgtgcAGGAATAAAATGGCCCTCAAAATCCCCCATCACCATGTCCCAGTAATTTTGTAATGATTACaatcctttattattattcagggATATTTTTTTAGGTGCAGATTGTGTGTCTGACCGGAGGGGCAAGTCTGCCTGCATGTGGGAAACTACATGCTGCAAAAGACAAGCGATCAAGAAGAGGCTCCCCTGTGTGAGCCCCCCTAGAGACAGCCACAGTTCGTGTTTTACCGAAGTGTGCATGTCGTGTGTGGAAGGGAATGATCCTGAGCTCAGCGCATGGTGAGATAGCTAACGGTCACAGGCAGCGTACTCTTTCATAGCCAAGGCAGCGAGCTTCATGTCAGCTAGAGCTTCATGTTAAATGCAGTCGGCCAGCATTCCATGCTTTTCACCCTTGCTTAAGTTCAAGCtaaacataaaatgtatgagagaatttatcttttatttattactttgcTATCCATAAGCTTGATATAGCTGTATTTACATTAATCAGTGGAAGGGAGATGTGGTTCTTGTACAGTGAAGGATAGTTAACATGCAAACATCTGTTGACTAGTTGCTAGTTAACTAGTTAAGTTAGCCAAGTAATAAATTGCGCAGCCCAAGGAATTTGAAGCATGGCTTGGTAGACAGGTATAGCATTTCAGACCATTATTAGATAGCTTGGGGTCATTCACTCCCTCACAAAAGGATGTGTAATTTGGGGATGTGGCAACTGTGGACAAGTTAAGCTGTCATCTGTGCATATCTAGTGTCAGCAGAACGTAACTGTTCTTCAAAGAAATGCTGTGGAGCTGTTGCAATGCACAGAGCTGCTGAAAGTGAACCCCACAAGGCCTCCTCCCGCACCCTCCACTGCCTGCGCCATGAAAAACCCATGGAAGTCCCTGCTGGAGTCCCTTGTTAAGAAGGGCTGGGAAGACTATCCCTGCGACTGCCCAGTTGCTCATTTATTTGAGCATGCTTAATGCTTAAACGCTTGTAAGCTTTTACTGCTCAGTCACATGCAGCATACCTCTTGACTGCTGTTTTAATGACGGGTCTTGGAATGGGCCCCATCCCTGTTTCCCAACAGGCATCACCCTTCAGAACGTGAACAAACTGAACCTTCTCCGCCTCGCCCCTGGTGGCCATGTCGGCCGCTTCTGTATTTGGACAGAGGGTGCCTTCAGCAAGCTGGACGAACTCTATGGCACTTGGCGCAAGGCCGCCTCCCTCAAAGTGGATTACAAGTGAGTATGTGGAGAGCGCCTGGTTGGGTTCCTTCACGTTGAATAGGTGCCATGTACCAGATCAGATGGACATTTAGTGTATGGAATAGTTTCCATACACTAAATTGTATATCTAACGAGCCTCTATTTGGTTTCACATGGTTTTGTGTACAAGTAcgtttttcagttttcaccaCTGACCCCTTCAGTTTCAGCATTTACCTCTACATTGTAAGTGAATTTGTATAGGGCAGATTATAAATTGAAGCATTAAAAACAACTGTAATGAGCTTCTACTTCAACTGTGATGAGCTTCTACTTCATGGTCCGTGTTTCTGAAACGCATGATTTCAATGAAGTTCTGAGGATGTAGTAGTTAGTTTCACAGAATGGAGCTATTGTACAACTACAGCTGCTCACATGCCTATTTCATTCCTGCATTTCCATAATGTTATCTAAAATCTTGTTTTTCAGCCTTCCAATGCACAAGATGACAAACACAGACCTAAGCAGAATTCTCAAGAGCCCAGAAATACAGAAAGCTCTTCGCGCTCCAAAGTGAGTCTTGTTAATGCACAGTAATTCCTCACTAAAACAGAATCTCCAGTCACGGAGCACTAAAATGGAGTTGTTTGTATTTTGGGGGCAAGCCGAGCTGTGGTTTGGTTATGATGAATCCACACTTCATGGTCCGTGTTTCTGAATGCTGTGATTTCAGTGGAAGTTCTGAGCGACCTTCTCAGTCAAGTGCCCCAGGTTGTTAATGTTGGAATTTCCATTAGTGCACTCTTGGAAGCTGGTCTCTGTTGCAGTTACATAATTGAAATGAATGTTTGCCATTACAAAGTGTGAGGCAGCAACAGTACATAGTAATAGTCACATCTCTTCCTGACTCGATATCCTCAGCAAGAAGATCAGCCGTAGAGTGCTAAAGAAGAATCCTCTAAATAACCTCAGGGTGATGATGAAGCTCAACCCCTACGCAAAGACAGCACGGCGAAACGCCATCTTGCTGCATGACAAAACTGTAAGTACACTGGGATAATGAAGTAGATTCGATCAATGCCGTTTCTGTCATACTGTGTCAACCTGCTGTTTGTCCTAGCACATACTGTCGACCATCTGTTTATTGCACAGAAATTGTTCAGGCCCACAAGTCATACCAACCTGATTGCACTCTCCATAGATTCAAGACAAGATGCTGAAAtctaagaagaagaagaagaagccatCGAAGCCCGTGCCGGTGCCTCCTCCTGAGCCCAAGCCCAAGAAAGCAAAGAAGGCCAAGAAGCCAAAGGCTGTGAAACGCCCGGCCCCAGCAGAACCTGCTGTAGAAGAGGGTGTTGCAGAGGAGGTGGCCATGGAAGAGGTGCCAGCGGCTAAGATGCCCTTACTGGAGATGCCTGTGGCTGAGGAGCCTGAAGTGGAAGCACCCGTCGTGGAAATGCCTGAGGAGGAGAAACCTGCTGAGGAGATCCCTGCTGAGGAGGAGCCAGAGGatgaaatgcctgtaatggagACTCCTGCAGATGAGGATCTGCTGGCCGAGGCGGCAGAGGCTGAAGATTTGGCTGTGAGCCCAGTACCTGAAGCACTTGCTGCTGAGGTTCCTGAGGCCGAGGTAACCCCGGTTGAGGCAGTAGAGGCTGAGATTCCTGAGGCTGAAGTAACCCAGGTTGAGGCATCAGAAGCCGAGATTGCTGAGGCTGAAGTAACCCAGGTTGAGGCACCAGAAGCCGAGATTCCTGAGGCAGAGGTAGTCGAGGCTGTAGAAGCTGAGATTCCTGAGGCCGAGGTAACCGAGGTTGAGGCACTGGAAGCTGAGGTGACTCCGGTTGAGGCACTGGAAGCTGAGATTCCCGAAGCTGAGGTGACTCCGGTTGAGGCACTAGAGGCTGAGATTCCCGAGGCTGAGGTGACTCCGGTTGAGGCACTAGAGGCTGAGATTCCCGAGGCTGAGGTGACTCCGGTTGAGGCACTAGAGGCTGAGATTCCCGAGGCTGAGGTGACTCAGGTTGAGGCACTAGCAGCTGAGATTCCCGCGGCTGAGGTGACCCAGGTTGAGGCACCTGAAGCAGAGATCCTTGCAGCCGAAATCCCAGCAGCTGAGATTGTTGCAGCGGAGGCACCTAAGGATGAGATGGCTGtagaagaagaagcagaggaATTCGCACCTGAGGTGCCTGAAGCTGAGGCCGTGGCAACTGAAGTTCCTGTAACTGAGGCAGTCGAGACTGGGATACCACCAATGGAGACGCCAGTAACTGAGGCAGTAGAAGCCGAGGTGCAGGAAACTGAGGCAGAGGCACCAGCCATGGAAATTCCTGTGGCTGAGGCAATCGAACCAGAGATGCCAGCTATGGAAGTTCCTGTGACTGAAGCCGTCGGACCAGAGGCACCTGTAGCAGAGGCGCTGGAGGCAGAACAACCACCTGTGGAGATGCCTGTAACTGAGGCAGCGATAGAAGAGGCACCAGAGGCAGAGACCGCAGCTGCCGAGGCCCCAGCTCTTGAGGAGTTTGAGGATGTCACCTACATTGCTAAGATGCTCCCAGTTGAAACGGTTGAAATGGAGGCAGCGGAGGTTCTGGAAGCTGAGACCCCTGCAACCAAGGTTTTGGTAGCGGAGACACCGGTAGCAGTGGAGGAGCCTGCAGAAGAAATTCCAGCAGCGGAGACGCCTTCAGCCGAGGTGCCGACCGCAGAGGTGGCAGAGGTGGAGATGCTGGAGGCTGAAATGCCTGCGGTGCAAGTGCCTCAGGATGATGACGAGAAGATGGAAGTGGAGGCGCCCGAGGCTGAGATGCCCAAGTAAAAACCTCTTTTCATAGTTTTTTCcaaaatggaattaaaataaaatccacttTAAAAGAATTAGTGTCCTCGTGGTTTTTCTTTCCAAATCTACTAAGCTGCTATAGCTGTGAGAAACTTTCTTTAAAAGGTGTTACCATGATTCTGGCAATGAAGTGGGTGTCCAAACAATATTGATAAACCATCAATTTATTATACgacattaaatgttaaaatttgcatgatattttcttcaaaatagcAAAACATTAATCAAGTACACAAGTTGCTTTACAGTTTTATAATATATCCTTAAGAGCAGCTGTCTCAGGGTCTGTTGAAGGGAGAATGAAGTTCTGAAGACTACCAGGATGATAAGTAACAGCATGCTATACAGCAGACCATATAGCTAGAGCAGTGAGTCTCAACCATTGCACCTTGAAGCCAAACCAAAGCATGTTCAAAAGGCTGAAACCCATTTAGCCAtgcagttttaaaagaaaagctGTACTTGAACAATTGCAGATTTCCAGACTGATTCTTAGTCTGGCTTCTGCAGGTTTTTCAATGAGcactttattttgaatataGACCAGGCCACACACCCTGGGTTCTCATCCCCATGTTTGAATGCTATTACTTTGTCTTTGTCAAAATGGAAACTAGTCATGTCTGCCTTGATCCAAAGAACTGCTATTCTTTGAGGTCAAGTTCTCAATTTTTGAATACTGGTCAGCCAGTACCATCCAGGAGGTTGAGAAGCCCTGCACTTTACAAGAGATCACTCATCTCACACATCAAACAAAGAGGCAGTGATTTGCTATGGCAGAGTGACAGAGACCTTCCTTTTAAAAACGTGGAAAAACATTGAGAAGCGTTGGCGATTGCCAAGATGGGCCGCCTGGAGCgatgagcagcacagcctgTCTTTAGGCTCACACTCCCACActgtgggtgggggtgctgggcTGGTTTAGGCCGATGGTGGTGCACAGCCAGCCTGCAAAGTCCACCTCTTCTGCCTCTGACTGCTTGATGAAGGGGTGGACCTAGAAGAGTTAAAAGTAGGTACTTGGTTTTCTATTTTAAGCTATACATGTTTATCCTGGGTAACTGCGTTTTCCATATGTATTATTTCATGGATAAACAggaccacatttttttttatgtacagggcaaatacattattaaactTCTCAAATGAATAAGTAGGAAGAAGAAATCttgatgcacacagacactaaGATGTTTGTTTGTTGCCTTTTATCAAAATCCTAAGAAATTCCAATGTAGATTATCCTAGTGTATCTAACGGGTGAGATTAAATATTTGCAGATGTGTATTAGTATGCTATACAGAGCTCATCACATGTAAGGCCGGGACAAGACTCACCATCAACTGTTTCAGGTCTGCTCTTTCTGCCGGGTTCtttattaaactgaaaatacacaatcaAAAGTGATGTCATTTATCATATGCCAGTAGCATTTACTGAATAGGGACCTAATAAATGAGGTAGTGATTTTAATCCTGCAATTAACTTGTGATTACCCTCACGTCTCAATTATCTTGTGAAAATAATACACTTGGTGCTAGGTTTATAGCTATAGCAAAGTTTCTGCAATACCTTGGTCAAGCCTTATTCATTAACAGGGCACATTAGCAAACTGCATATAGCCATTCCTATGTTGTGCTGTGATTGCTAATTAATAGCTTATTACTTTGCTAATGGTACCGATGTGTTTGTTCCTAGGATAAAATAACTGTAACAAAATCTGAACATTTAAGGCAGAACTCTCACTAATAATTTGTAGCACCAGTAGATGGCACAATTTCTGAATTTTCAGTTGGAATAATGAATAACAAATTTCTCTCAGAACGGTAGCGTGCTTGTCATTGCGAACACATGGAACATTGCCGATAGAGTACTCATACTCACCATTTGTTAACAAAGTCTTGAAATTCAGAACCAAAGATGCCTGGTAGCTTAGGTGGTGGCTGAAAATAATGAGATGGCTAAATAAGTGCAGGTGAACACTTGCAACAAATTTAATATTGGGCTAAGAGGAAACctctgctatttttaaaaatttgctaGAATATTAGAAAATGTTGCGTACCTCATTGACAATGTAGTCAAGCAGCTCAAAAATAGCCATGGGAGGTCTACTGTCTACTGGTCCGTATGCTGTCACAAATGAACAGAAGGTTAAAGAGAGGCATTGTGCTAATACTTGCACATCAGATTTGCAAACTGCTGGAGTGTGACCTTGTCAAGACCTGTTTGGAAACTATCCCATTTGCAGATAGTGTAGTACACTTCTGTTTGACTTCCTTCTGGTGGCTGCAGCACATGGAAACTGGCTTTTCAACCTGACCAATTTCCATCAGTGTTGGGAGGTGTACTTTAATACATATGcaactgcagtgtgtagctCTATGAACTGACAGATCTTTCCAGAGTGACGCGGTAAGTCGGAATATCGGTGGTGATGCAGAATCTATCAGCCAAACAGGATAGAAGGGAAAGGTCTGTGTAGCTTGTATGACCACACCCGGAAGGCATGCCAGACCAGAATGAGAGCCATGGGGCGATTAAAGGTGAGCAAGCGGGACGGCACTGACTCACAGCTGACTGGTCTGCCCGGAGACCTTGGTTTGTGGGCCTCGCTGGACGACGCATCACCCTCCACTGGGAAGCCAAAGATCTGTTCCAGCTCCTTGGCGTCGGGGGGCGGGATGGGGAATCGTCCTATGGCCATCTCCACCAGGGAGAGCCCCATGCTCCAGATGTCAGACTGGACCGAGTAGTGTGTTCCTTGCAGTCGTTCCGGCTACACGGCAACATGGTTAAAATGGTTTCAAACTGTAAGTCATTTCAACAGGATTTTTAAATCACTTGTATGCCATTATCCCTTGAACGGTAAAAACTGTTACAATATGAGGAGACCATGTTATTCAGGGGCTACAGATAGGTCATTAAGTTTAGGTCTGCAGATatcatatataaaaaatatgaatctcGTGCATATTCAAAGAGAGGTTTGATTGTGTTTGGTCTCACTACCAGCTGTTCTGGATAGGCTTGGGGGGCATAACCCAGACCATTTAATTTCCCTGCTGCTGCACTACATGTTCTTTCAGAAGTATTAAATATTGCCGCAGAGCTCTTTCAGCTGCAGTAGTCTTGATTGTGAAAAATCTCAATGCTGGCCACAGCCGGTGTGAAATATGATACCACTGCATTGCAGAGCAGCTTACAGAGAATGCACCTAAACGGTACACTGTCATCTAAAAATTGAATGGTAGGCTTATTAttgctgctattattattattattattatacatccAGTGAAGGCTGctaaacctgttcctggagatctactgtcccgTAGCTTtctcactctaaccctaacaaagcaaacCTCATTTAACAGCAAGAGCTcttattgagctgctaattactATAATCAAGCgtgccagattagggttgaaatgaaaacctacaggatggtagatctccaggaaaaggATAGGGCAGCCCAGTTAGTAAAGGTTAGCTCCCTCCCAGATATTATCCATTAACATCAGCAATGCCCCATCTATATGTTGAACCTGGTTTACAATTTCTTCATCACTTTGGCTAGACTGCCACACAACAGGCATGTCTTACAGCATTATGTTTCTAAGTGGACATGCATGCTATCAATATTATATGGCTCACATTGGCTTTTAACCACAATGTAATTCACCAAATAATGGAGTTAGACAGGGCATGGTCTGAACACGGCAAGAACAGTTGGGAGAAGAAGACCACTCACAGACATGTAGGAGCGTGTGCCTACAAAGGAGTTGGCCATGGAGTCGATGAGCTGACCACTCACGCCAAAGTCACAGAGCTTGATCTCTCCACGAGAGTTCACCAAGATGTTGGATGGCTTGACATCTAAAAAAAAGAGGGCGTGTCTTTCAGGGTGAGGTGCTACTTTGGTCCTTCAGAACACCCTATGGAATCCCCATTATCTATAATTTGTGCTTCATGCTCGCTAGAATAATGAGTGGGACACAGAGAATAAGCTGTCATTCGATTATTCAAAATCCTTTTATATGACTGACATACCTCTCAGCAGTATCTCACTAGTGTAATGGTTTCCTTGGTTACGCCCTGCAAGTGTGTACACGTTCGTGCGTGCACTTGGAAAAATGAGCTAGGCTGTGCCCAGTTCATGAAAAGCATGTTCACTTAGTTTGGAACTTTGCGTATGTATTCCTATTCCCCCAAGCTACAAATATACTGCACGTATACATCACATATATATGCGCCATATGCCAGCTTGATGCAATGTATTATTAAATTTATAACACAAAGTACATTAAAACATCGGTACCTTTCTCAGGGGCAGTGCCAGGGGTGGGCAAGATTGGGCATTGTCTTgcccaaccaatcaaaaattaACATCGCAAACAGCATGCACTAGCAATAAATTATTATGGTCCTACATGGGTTCTCCAAAGACAAACACATATGGTGCAAGAAATGTCAATAACTTCAATATGTAATTCATGTATGGCATGTGCTTTATAAACCTTTAGTTCAACAAACACAACAGTTACTCAACTTTATAACAGCTTCCATGCATGTAGAGTATGTATTGCaaacattattcatttaattattttgggaAATGTCTTTAGCAGTAAGACTAGCATGGTCTTTTTACTGATATGCAAtgattgctgggaaatatgccTATGGTTGTTTTTGGTTGTCCAATGTCAAGTGTCTACTCTTTATTGtgaagatgaagaaaaacataatGGTTAGCTAGTTTTGGCAGGGAGATTTTAAGATCAGGTAGCTACTAGTGAGGATAAGAGCAAGAGGAGTCCTAGCTACATAGAGATTTCTACTCCTTTGTGGTTTTTAATAGAACCTCCATTCAACTTTATATTTCCCAATCCATCATACTATCTACACAATATTTCAGctctgcaagcacacacatttcacacattcttCAGAAAATGTACCCCTTTCTAGTTGGATTATAAAATATAGGCCTAGCTAGTTGGGATATTATTTGTTTCAGTGAACATCTGTTTACCTTGACCTGCATTCCCAATACCCCATCATTTAATACCGAACGGTGTCTACTGTAAATAATGCTCCCCTCCTCACTGCTCCATGATCACTACCACCtgttcccagtttttttttcttagccaTTAAGGACATTGTTGAAGACATTTGcatacattgaaaatgtgttcaagATTTGGGCTTATGTTTCTCTATGTTAAATAAGCACTGTCAattctttgatttattttgttgccTACTCACAACAATGCTGAAATTGAAGTGTGAAGTATG
Above is a genomic segment from Anguilla rostrata isolate EN2019 chromosome 16, ASM1855537v3, whole genome shotgun sequence containing:
- the rpl4 gene encoding 60S ribosomal protein L4 isoform X2 is translated as MPAVFKAPIRTDIVNFVHTNMRKNSRQPYAVSELAGHQTSAESWGTGRAVARIPRVRGGGTHRSGQGAFGNMCRGGRMFAPTKTWRRWHRRINTTQKRYAICSALAASALPALVMSKGHRIEEIPEVPLVVDNKVEGYKKTKEAVLLLKKLKAWNDIKKVYASQRMRAGKGKMRNRRRIQRKGPCIIYNEDGGVTKAFRNIPGITLQNVNKLNLLRLAPGGHVGRFCIWTEGAFSKLDELYGTWRKAASLKVDYNLPMHKMTNTDLSRILKSPEIQKALRAPNKKISRRVLKKNPLNNLRVMMKLNPYAKTARRNAILLHDKTIQDKMLKSKKKKKKPSKPVPVPPPEPKPKKAKKAKKPKAVKRPAPAEPAVEEGVAEEVAMEEVPAAKMPLLEMPVAEEPEVEAPVVEMPEEEKPAEEIPAEEEPEDEMPVMETPADEDLLAEAAEAEDLAVSPVPEALAAEVPEAEVTPVEAVEAEIPEAEVTQVEASEAEIAEAEVTQVEAPEAEIPEAEVVEAVEAEIPEAEVTEVEALEAEVTPVEALEAEIPEAEVTPVEALEAEIPEAEVTPVEALEAEIPEAEVTPVEALEAEIPEAEVTQVEALAAEIPAAEVTQVEAPEAEILAAEIPAAEIVAAEAPKDEMAVEEEAEEFAPEVPEAEAVATEVPVTEAVETGIPPMETPVTEAVEAEVQETEAEAPAMEIPVAEAIEPEMPAMEVPVTEAVGPEAPVAEALEAEQPPVEMPVTEAAIEEAPEAETAAAEAPALEEFEDVTYIAKMLPVETVEMEAAEVLEAETPATKVLVAETPVAVEEPAEEIPAAETPSAEVPTAEVAEVEMLEAEMPAVQVPQDDDEKMEVEAPEAEMPK
- the rpl4 gene encoding 60S ribosomal protein L4 isoform X1, translating into MACARPLISIYSEKGEASGKNVVMPAVFKAPIRTDIVNFVHTNMRKNSRQPYAVSELAGHQTSAESWGTGRAVARIPRVRGGGTHRSGQGAFGNMCRGGRMFAPTKTWRRWHRRINTTQKRYAICSALAASALPALVMSKGHRIEEIPEVPLVVDNKVEGYKKTKEAVLLLKKLKAWNDIKKVYASQRMRAGKGKMRNRRRIQRKGPCIIYNEDGGVTKAFRNIPGITLQNVNKLNLLRLAPGGHVGRFCIWTEGAFSKLDELYGTWRKAASLKVDYNLPMHKMTNTDLSRILKSPEIQKALRAPNKKISRRVLKKNPLNNLRVMMKLNPYAKTARRNAILLHDKTIQDKMLKSKKKKKKPSKPVPVPPPEPKPKKAKKAKKPKAVKRPAPAEPAVEEGVAEEVAMEEVPAAKMPLLEMPVAEEPEVEAPVVEMPEEEKPAEEIPAEEEPEDEMPVMETPADEDLLAEAAEAEDLAVSPVPEALAAEVPEAEVTPVEAVEAEIPEAEVTQVEASEAEIAEAEVTQVEAPEAEIPEAEVVEAVEAEIPEAEVTEVEALEAEVTPVEALEAEIPEAEVTPVEALEAEIPEAEVTPVEALEAEIPEAEVTPVEALEAEIPEAEVTQVEALAAEIPAAEVTQVEAPEAEILAAEIPAAEIVAAEAPKDEMAVEEEAEEFAPEVPEAEAVATEVPVTEAVETGIPPMETPVTEAVEAEVQETEAEAPAMEIPVAEAIEPEMPAMEVPVTEAVGPEAPVAEALEAEQPPVEMPVTEAAIEEAPEAETAAAEAPALEEFEDVTYIAKMLPVETVEMEAAEVLEAETPATKVLVAETPVAVEEPAEEIPAAETPSAEVPTAEVAEVEMLEAEMPAVQVPQDDDEKMEVEAPEAEMPK
- the map2k1 gene encoding dual specificity mitogen-activated protein kinase kinase 1; this translates as MGDRMQKRRKPEPIQLNPIPDGNTINGTSATETNLEALQKKLEELELDEQQRKRLEAFLTQKQKVGELKDDDFEKICELGAGNGGVVFKVSHRPSGLIMARKLIHLEIKPAIRNQIIRELQVLHECNSPYIVGFYGAFYSDGEISICMEHMDGGSLDQSLKKAGKIPEQILGKVSIAVIKGLSYLREKHKIMHRDVKPSNILVNSRGEIKLCDFGVSGQLIDSMANSFVGTRSYMSPERLQGTHYSVQSDIWSMGLSLVEMAIGRFPIPPPDAKELEQIFGFPVEGDASSSEAHKPRSPGRPVSSYGPVDSRPPMAIFELLDYIVNEPPPKLPGIFGSEFQDFVNKCLIKNPAERADLKQLMVHPFIKQSEAEEVDFAGWLCTTIGLNQPSTPTHSVGV